A section of the Xiphias gladius isolate SHS-SW01 ecotype Sanya breed wild chromosome 10, ASM1685928v1, whole genome shotgun sequence genome encodes:
- the LOC120795925 gene encoding inositol-3-phosphate synthase 1-A-like: MSRILHINSPNVRYTHKHILAQYSYQTTSVSREGDKLTVTPRTTEMTFCTERRVPRLGVMLVGWGGNNGTTVTAAVQANKLGLTWKTKTGLKTANYFGSLLQASTVCLGSGLEGEVNVPFCDLLPMVHPNDIVFDGWDVSSMDLGSAMERAQVLDWSLQEQLRPHMSRMKPRPSIYIPAFIAANQESRADNVLTGTLAEQVEQIRADIRDFRQSSGVDKVIVLWTANTERFCDIITGVHDTAENLLAAIQAGAEVSPSTLFAVASILEGCAYINGSPQNTFVPGAIELAVQRGVFIGGDDLKSGQTKIKSVLVDFLVSSGIKPTSIVSYNHLGNNDGKNLSAPQQFRSKEISKSNVVDDMVQSNSILYQPGEKPDHCVVIKYVPYVGDSKRAMDEYTSEIMMGGINTIALHNTCEDSLLASPIILDLVILTELFQRVTVQPQGEEDFQSFHSVLALLSFLCKAPLVPSGTPVVNAFFRQRACIENIMRACLGLPPQNHMLLEHKLQRDFLPSHTTFINSEVAAMKKAVFANGNHISLTNGNCTRVDDVAFAL, encoded by the exons ATGTCTAGGATCCTTCATATCAATAGCCCCAATGTGAGGTATACACATAAGCACATCCTGGCTCAGTATTCCTATCAGACCACATCAGTGAGCAGAGAAGGGGACAAGCTCACG GTGACCCCCCGCACCACCGAGATGACATTCTGCACTGAGAGGCGAGTGCCCCGGCTGGGTGTGATGCTGGTGGGCTGGGGCGGCAACAACGGGACCACCGTCACAGCAGCCGTACAGGCCAACAAGCTGGGTCTCACCTGGAAGACCAAGACTGGACTGAAG ACAGCAAATTACTTCGGCTCCCTCCTGCAGGCGTCTACTGTTTGTTTGGGATCAGGGCTCGAGGGCGAAGTCAACGTGCCCTTCTGTGACCTCCTACCCATGGTGCACCCTAATGATATTGTCTTTGACG GCTGGGATGTGTCCTCAATGGATCTGGGCAGTGCGATGGAGCGAGCTCAGGTGCTTGATTGGTCGTTGCAAGAGCAGCTCCGACCACACATGAGCCGCATGAAACCCAGACCGTCCATCTATATCCCTGCATTCATTGCTGCAAACCAAGAGAGCCGAGCTGACAATGTCCTCACCGGAACATTGGCCGAGCAG GTGGAGCAAATCAGAGCTGACATAAGGGACTTCCGTCAGTCGAGTGGTGTGGACAAAGTCATTGTTCTGTGGACTGCGAATACTGAGCGCTTCTGTGATATCATCACTGGGGTCCATGACACTGCCGAGAACCTGCTAGCTGCAATACAG GCTGGAGCAGAGGTTTCGCCATCCACTCTGTTTGCAGTGGCCAGTATACTGGAGGGCTGCGCCTACATCAACGGCTCCCCACAGAACACTTTCGTCCCAGGGGCCATAGAGCTGGCCGTACAGAGAGGCGTGTTCATTGGAGGGGATGACTTAAAATCTGGCCAGACCAAGATCAAGTCAGTGCTGGTGGACTTTCTGGTCAGCTCAGGGATCAAG CCGACCTCCATCGTCAGCTACAATCACCTCGGCAACAACGATGGGAAAAACTTGTCGGCTCCACAGCAGTTCCGCTCCAAAGAGATCTCCAAGAGCAACGTGGTGGATGACATGGTCCAGTCAAACTCCATCCTGTACCAGCCTGGAGAGAAACCTGACCACTGT gtgGTGATTAAGTACGTCCCCTATGTGGGAGACAGCAAGCGTGCCATGGATGAGTACACGTCTGAAATAATGATGGGAGGGATCAATACTATTGCCCTGCACAACACCTGCGAG GACTCTCTACTCGCCAGCCCAATCATCCTGGACCTGGTGATCCTGACAGAGCTTTTTCAGCGTGTGACCGTCCAGCCCCAAGGGGAGGAGGACTTCCAGTCCTTCCACAGTGTCTTAGCActgctctccttcctctgcaAGGCCCCCCTGGTCCCATCAGGGACCCCAGTCGTCAACGCCTTCTTCCGCCAGAGGGCCTGCATAGAAAACATCATGAG agCGTGCCTCGGCCTTCCTCCTCAGAACCACATGCTCCTGGAGCACAAGCTGCAGAGAGACTTCCTGCCTTCACATACCACCTTCATCAACAGTGAAGTAGCCGCTATGAAAAAAGCCGTCTTCGCCAATGGGAACCATATATCTCTAACAAATGGCAACTGTACACGTGTTGATGATGTAGCATTTGCATTATGA
- the tpgs1 gene encoding tubulin polyglutamylase complex subunit 1 isoform X1, with protein sequence MADKEKRRPGVAPPGMPEGKATKSDSDREFLSQAGVGELLRGAILKMVEARSDDPIGFLADHFCNLASVIETGTAGCSDGDQLSNGPLNAGAQEQQHLNRALWHLRLAHHSQRSAFCNNVRVAYDLLNLTGPHRHPGEVPEGPDGSCADSPTGGGGGGGVRGGLYTQTLQCLCSEGGVPASTSAPLLRRLHCQDHEAVPYDVFRHGVLTCAVFSDYIRQAQRLYAEVCCPDEGPASRALCLAVLGTLKEALETSQGCDANCCVNANTKAKANSCVEANVKAIRYLEASAKISPHKLAQAMSGAQTRGPGGDMDAKEFENAAAELFIARVKVVS encoded by the exons ATGGCGGACAAAGAGAAACGCCGGCCCGGAGTTGCTCCTCCCGGGATGCCCGAAGGCAAAGCCACCAAATCGGACAGCGACAGGGAGTTTCTGTCGCAGGCGGGCGTGGGAGAGCTGCTCCGCGGGGCCATCCTGAAGATGGTCGAGGCCAGATCGGACGATCCCATCGGGTTCCTCGCCGACCACTTCTGCAACCTCGCCTCCGTGATAGAGACCGGCACAGCTGGATGCAGCGACGGGGATCAGTTGAGCAACGGCCCCCTGAACGCAGGCGCCCAGGAGCAGCAGCATCTCAACCGGGCGCTGTGGCACCTGCGGCTGGCACACCACTCCCAGAG ATCTGCCTTCTGCAACAACGTCCGGGTGGCCTACGACCTCCTGAACCTCACTGGGCCCCATAGACATCCAGGTGAGGTTCCTGAAGGCCCTGATGGCTCCTGCGCTGACAGCCCcacaggaggagggggaggaggtggggtgAGAGGAGGCCTCTACACACAGACTCTGCAGTGTCTATGCAGCGAAGGCGGAGTCCCTGCTTCCACCTCCGCTCCGCTCCTCCGACGCCTCCATTGCCAAGACCACGAGGCCGTCCCTTATGATGTCTTCCGTCACGGTGTGCTCACATGTGCCGTTTTCTCGGACTACATCCGGCAGGCTCAGAGGCTTTATGCTGAGGTGTGCTGCCCAGACGAAGGGCCTGCCTCGCGTGCGCTGTGCCTGGCCGTGCTCGGGACCCTAAAGGAGGCCCTGGAGACTTCCCAGGGCTGTGATGCAAACTGCTGTGTTAATGCTAATACTAAAGCTAAAGCTAATTCCTGTGTGGAGGCTAATGTGAAGGCTATCCGCTACCTGGAGGCCAGTGCCAAGATCTCTCCCCACAAGCTAGCTCAGGCTATGTCTGGAGCACAGACACGGGGTCCAGGTGGAGACATGGACGCAAAAGAGTTTGAGAATGCAGCGGCAGAGCTGTTTATTGCTCGAGTCAAAGTTGTCTCCTAG
- the LOC120794988 gene encoding protein ALP1-like produces the protein MEEEEQLRSFMFLMTYLLLKRRRDMNNANIQRRSEVQRRIRHRQYFFQRQRRMLMMMMAGSIRSNVRIRTRPWTNTPSTDWWERVVMTEFQPSDWLDKFRMSRETFFYLCDKLRPRLARQDTSFRLALPVEKRVAVALWRLASNIEYRTISTLFGVGKSTVCRCVRDMCHAIVSLLGSIYLRPPNEQELQDSSQLFLSNMGFPHCVAAIAILHTAIITPSNNASDYANPAGWLSVLSQVAVSGRGQFWDVCASFPGGTDPADILQNSSLWATAAEGGLSPAPLPIFMGKPLRYVLLGEACYPLQSWLMKAYPEEKGRRASHAALTEPQRLFNRRLTRALRVSEEALLRLRARWQCLSKRNDCGLDVVPTMILACCILHNMCESHGDAFKAEWQVEVAEAESPQPSHKQILSTSMDQSHAEEIRHLFCDYFEQQNN, from the exons atggaggaagaggagcagctgCGGTCTTTCATGTTCCTGATGACTTACCTGCTGCTGAAGCGCAGGAGGGACATGAACAACGCAAACATCCAGAGGCGCAGTGAGGTCCAGAGACGCATCCGACATAGGCAGTACTTCTTCCAGAGACAGAGGCGGATGCTGATG atGATGATGGCAGGAAGTATCCGCTCCAATGTCCGCATCCGCACGCGGCCCTGGACCAACACGCCAAGCACCGACTGGTGGGAGCGGGTGGTGATGACGGAATTCCAGCCCTCCGATTGGCTGGATAAGTTCCGTATGAGCCGGGAGACGTTCTTCTACCTCTGTGACAAACTGAGGCCCCGTCTGGCTCGCCAGGACACCAGCTTCCGCTTGGCGCTGCCGGTGGAGAAACGTGTGGCCGTGGCTTTGTGGCGTCTGGCATCAAACATCGAGTACCGCACCATCAGCACCCTGTTTGGTGTGGGGAAGTCCACCGTGTGCAGATGTGTTAGAGACATGTGTCACGCCATCGTGTCTCTCCTCGGCTCAATCTACCTGCGGCCCCCCAACGAGCAGGAGCTGCAGGATTCATCCCAGCTCTTCCTGTCCAACATGGGCTTCCCTCACTGTGTCGCTGCCATAGCCATACTCCACACAGCTATCATCACTCCATCAAACAACGCATCTGACTATGCTAACCCCGCCGGCTGGCTCTCAGTGCTGTCTCAG GTGGCTGTCAGTGGCCGAGGGCAATTCTGGGATGTATGTGCCAGTTTCCCAGGTGGGACAGACCcagctgacattttacagaactCATCACTGTGGGCCACAGCTGCAGAGGGTGGACTGTCGCCTGCCCCGCTACCTATATTCATGGGAAAACCACTTAG GTATGTGCTGCTGGGGGAGGCCTGCTACCCACTCCAGAGCTGGCTGATGAAGGCTTACCCGGAAGAAAAAGGCAGGCGGGCGAGTCATGCAGCACTGACGGAGCCACAGCGGCTCTTTAATCGGCGACTCACCAGAGCGCTTCGCGTGTCCGAGGAGGCGCTGCTGAGGCTGAGGGCGCGCTGGCAGTGCCTGAGCAAGAGGAACGACTGTGGTCTGGACGTGGTGCCCACCATGATCCTGGCTTGCTGCATTCTGCACAACATGTGCGAGTCCCACGGTGACGCCTTCAAAGCAGAGTGGCAGGTGGAGGTGGCCGAGGCAGAGAGCCCTCAGCCCAGCCACAAGCAGATCCTCTCAACCAGTATGGACCAAAGTCATGCTGAGGAAATCCGGCACCTCTTCTGTGACTACTTCGAACAGCAAAATAATTGA
- the tpgs1 gene encoding tubulin polyglutamylase complex subunit 1 isoform X2 — protein sequence MADKEKRRPGVAPPGMPEGKATKSDSDREFLSQAGVGELLRGAILKMVEARSDDPIGFLADHFCNLASVIETGTAGCSDGDQSAFCNNVRVAYDLLNLTGPHRHPGEVPEGPDGSCADSPTGGGGGGGVRGGLYTQTLQCLCSEGGVPASTSAPLLRRLHCQDHEAVPYDVFRHGVLTCAVFSDYIRQAQRLYAEVCCPDEGPASRALCLAVLGTLKEALETSQGCDANCCVNANTKAKANSCVEANVKAIRYLEASAKISPHKLAQAMSGAQTRGPGGDMDAKEFENAAAELFIARVKVVS from the exons ATGGCGGACAAAGAGAAACGCCGGCCCGGAGTTGCTCCTCCCGGGATGCCCGAAGGCAAAGCCACCAAATCGGACAGCGACAGGGAGTTTCTGTCGCAGGCGGGCGTGGGAGAGCTGCTCCGCGGGGCCATCCTGAAGATGGTCGAGGCCAGATCGGACGATCCCATCGGGTTCCTCGCCGACCACTTCTGCAACCTCGCCTCCGTGATAGAGACCGGCACAGCTGGATGCAGCGACGGGGATCA ATCTGCCTTCTGCAACAACGTCCGGGTGGCCTACGACCTCCTGAACCTCACTGGGCCCCATAGACATCCAGGTGAGGTTCCTGAAGGCCCTGATGGCTCCTGCGCTGACAGCCCcacaggaggagggggaggaggtggggtgAGAGGAGGCCTCTACACACAGACTCTGCAGTGTCTATGCAGCGAAGGCGGAGTCCCTGCTTCCACCTCCGCTCCGCTCCTCCGACGCCTCCATTGCCAAGACCACGAGGCCGTCCCTTATGATGTCTTCCGTCACGGTGTGCTCACATGTGCCGTTTTCTCGGACTACATCCGGCAGGCTCAGAGGCTTTATGCTGAGGTGTGCTGCCCAGACGAAGGGCCTGCCTCGCGTGCGCTGTGCCTGGCCGTGCTCGGGACCCTAAAGGAGGCCCTGGAGACTTCCCAGGGCTGTGATGCAAACTGCTGTGTTAATGCTAATACTAAAGCTAAAGCTAATTCCTGTGTGGAGGCTAATGTGAAGGCTATCCGCTACCTGGAGGCCAGTGCCAAGATCTCTCCCCACAAGCTAGCTCAGGCTATGTCTGGAGCACAGACACGGGGTCCAGGTGGAGACATGGACGCAAAAGAGTTTGAGAATGCAGCGGCAGAGCTGTTTATTGCTCGAGTCAAAGTTGTCTCCTAG